From the genome of Ananas comosus cultivar F153 unplaced genomic scaffold, ASM154086v1, whole genome shotgun sequence, one region includes:
- the LOC109705789 gene encoding uncharacterized protein LOC109705789, with amino-acid sequence MVYTLSQSFKVEYTEYEEIEEEFVLNVAQLQLEDAKPADTVVFEKPSAIQMRFIRPLFIRALIEGRLVGRVMVDGGAMVNVMPTSFFKKLGKDEDELKPTDTIMTDFTRSGQQSRGALMTDITVGSKTLRTAFFVVDADSQYNLLLGRDRIHANECVPSTLHGKLF; translated from the coding sequence ATGGTGTATACTCTGTCACAGTCTTTTAAAGTAGAGTATACTGAGTATGAGGAGATAGAGGAAGAATTTGTGCTTAATGTGGCCCAATTACAGTTAGAGGATGCCAAACCGGCCGATACGGTGGTTTTCGAGAAGCCATCGGCCATACAAATGAGATTCATAAGGCCTCTTTTCATTCGGGCCTTAATTGAAGGTCGGCTagtaggccgagttatggtagACGGCGGAGCGATGGTCAATGTCATGCCCACTTCATTCTTTAAGAAGTTGGGCAAGGATGAAGATGAGTTGAAGCCCACTGACACGATCATGACCGACTTCACTAGGAGCGGTCAGCAATCTCGAGGGGCGCTTATGACTGATATCACGGTAGGTTCCAAAACTTTAAGAACTGCATTCTTTGTGGTTGATGCAGATAGTCAATATAACCTACTACTCGGACGCGATAGGATTCACGCAAACGAGTGCGTGCCTTCTACACTCCACGGAAAGTTATtttga